One part of the Pecten maximus chromosome 1, xPecMax1.1, whole genome shotgun sequence genome encodes these proteins:
- the LOC117331925 gene encoding eukaryotic peptide chain release factor GTP-binding subunit ERF3A-like, with the protein MATENGDNGAPDSWDQEIDNQNETDPGKELAQPLSFLNVNAAPFVPGQNVFATEFVPVASKIDDTSPKDGTPTDESGNAVGDEDMETQQEPAGDDWAVEEEDDSEDIVVKPVTNTKKTIQGEQEVEVKKEHINVVFIGHVDAGKSTIGGHIMYLTGMVDKRTLEKYEREAKEKNRETWYLSWALDTNSEEREKGKTVEVGRAYFETESKHFTILDAPGHKSFVPNMIGGASQADLAVLVISARRGEFETGFERGGQTREHAMLVKTAGVKHLVIVINKMDDPTVEWSEERYLECKDKLIPYLKKCGFNPKTDLYFMPVSGLTGAFLKFVPDESVCPWYRGPSLIDYLDQLNSLNRSTEMPVRMPIVDKYRDMGTLLLGKLEAGVITKNMSLTVMPNRAIVKVNQLFSDEIETELANPGENLKVKVQGVEEEDISPGFVLCPMESPCNTGKVFDAQIVILEHKSIICAGYSAVLHIHTCAEEVTLRALLCIIDKKTGEKTQLKPRFVKQDQVAIARIEVNGGMICLETFKDFPQMGRFTLRDEGRTIGIGKVLKIIA; encoded by the exons ATGGCTACAGAAAACGGAGATAACGGAGCTCCTGACTCCTGGGATCAGGAAATAGACAATCAAAACGAAACCGATCCAGGGAAAGAATTAGCTCAACCACTGTCATTTCTGAACGTCAATGCGGCACCTTTCGTCCCAGGCCAAAATGTGTTTGCCACAGAGTTTGTACCTGTCGCTTCAAAAATAGACG ATACATCTCCAAAAGATGGTACGCCCACAGACGAGTCTGGTAATGCTGTAGGTGATGAAGACATGGAAACACAGCAGGAACCAGCAG GGGATGACTGGGCTGTTGAAGAGGAGGATGACTCTGAAGATATCGTGGTAAAACCTGTGACAAACACCAAGAAAACTATCCAGGGAGAACAGGAGGTGGAAGTGAAGAAGGAGCACataaatgttgttttcattGGTCACGTTG ATGCTGGGAAATCAACCATTGGTGGTCatataat GTATCTAACGGGTATGGTTGATAAAAGAACACTGGAGAAATATGAACGAGAAGCCAAAGAGAAAAACAGAGAAACATG GTACCTCTCATGGGCCTTGGATACAAATTCAGAAGAACGAGAGAAAGGAAAGACAGTGGAAGTTGGAAGAGCATACTTTGAAACTGAAAGCAAGCATTTCACAATACTAGATGCTCCAGGTCACAAGAGTTTCGTCCCCAACATGATTGGAGGAGCATCACAGGCTGATTTGGCTGTATTG GTTATATCAGCAAGACGAGGTGAATTTGAAACTGGATTTGAGAGAGGTGGACAAACTAGGGAGCATGCTATGTTGGTTAAAACTGCTGGTGTAAAACACTTAGTTATAGTAATTAATAAGATGGATGACCCCACAGTTGAGTGGTCAGAGGAAAG GTACCTGGAGTGCAAGGATAAGCTGATCCCCTACCTAAAGAAATGTGGCTTTAATCCTAAAACAGACTTGTATTTTATGCCAGTATCGGGTCTCACAGGAGCATTTCTTAAGTTTGTACCAGATGAAAGTGTCTGCCCATGGTACAG AGGACCATCACTTATTGATTATCTAGACCAACTGAACTCCCTGAATAGGTCGACAGAAATGCCCGTCAGAATGCCTATCGTTGATAAATACAGG GACATGGGAACGTTATTACTTGGAAAATTGGAGGCTGGTGTTATAACCAAGAATATGTCTTTAACAGTGATGCCAAACAGA GCTATAGTAAAAGTGAATCAGCTGTTCTCCGATGAAATAGAAACAGAATTGGCCAATCCAGGTGAAAATCTCAAAGTCAAAGTGCAGGGAGTGGAAGAGGAA GATATTTCACCAGGCTTTGTGCTCTGTCCGATGGAGTCGCCATGTAACACAGGGAAGGTATTTGATGCTCAG aTTGTGATACTTGAACATAAATCAATCATATGTGCAGGATACAGCGCAGTATTGCATATTCACACGTGTGCTGAGGAGGTAACGCTTCGGGCGCTTCTGTGTATAATTGACAAAAAAACTGGTGAAAAGACTCAATTGAAACCTCGCTTTGTGAAACAGGACCAAGTAGCCATAGCTCGTATTGAGGTGAATGGCGGGATGATTTGTTTGGAGACTTTCAAAGACTTCCCACAGATGGGTCGCTTTACCTTACGAGATGAAG
- the LOC117331931 gene encoding luc7-like protein 3 produces MASHALSQMLDELMGRDRNLAPTEKKSELHWQDSEVCKFFLVDFCPHELFVNTRADLGPCEKIHDEIFKKEYKTSSRVKTMGYEEEFERYLEGLIADVERRIRRGHQRLALNNAQGNLNGQLNRDKEEKIQMLTERINDLVQQAEELGCEGKVEEAQGVMKLCDQLREERKQSETNKLATQSNEPEKTMEVCSVCGALLVVGDVQQRIDEHLMGKQHAGYARIRAYVEGKKMKRVTEEEEREAKFQKEREEREKEREKEREERRKREKEREEKEKEREKEREREREERRKKRSRSHDRDRHRRSRSRSRHSRRRSRSHSRDRHRSSRHRRSRSRSHSRRSRSRDRRSRDKDHRRRSRSKERSRDKDRSSRDRSRRSRDRKDRDKGKTKSRSRDRDSPVTQEKSKGDTFNNKDEHAQNNVLEEVKD; encoded by the exons ATGGCTTCCCATGCATTGTCACAAATGTTGGACGAGCTTATGGGGCGGGACAGAAATCTTGCCCCAACCGAAAAGAAAAGTGAACTTCATTGGCAAGATTCCGAG gtCTGCAAATTTTTCCTTGTGGACTTTTGCCCCCATGAATTGTTTGTGAACACAAGAGCTGATTTAG GACCTTGTGAAAAAATACATGATGAAATCTTTAAGAAAGA GTACAAGACATCAAGCAGAGTAAAAACCATGGGCTATGAGGAAGAATTTGAACGCTACTTAGAGGGGTTGATTGCTGATGTGGAAAGGCGAATTCGCAGAGGTCATCAGCGCTTAGCCCTCAACAATGCCCAAGGAAAT CTGAATGGACAACTGAACAGagacaaagaagaaaaaatacaaatgttgaCAGAAAGAATAAATGACCTTGTACAACAG GCTGAAGAACTGGGCTGTGAAGGGAAGGTAGAGGAGGCACAGGGTGTCATGAAACTCTGTGACCAGCTCCGAGAGGAAAGAAAACAGAGCGAGACG AATAAGCTGGCAACACAATCCAATGAGCCAGAGAAGACAATGGAAGTATGCTCAGTTTGTGGGGCATTACTGGTGGTTGGCGATGTTCAGCAAAGGATCGATGAACACTTGATGGGCAAGCAACATGCTGGATATGCCCGCATTAGGGCATACGTGGAGGGAAAGAAAATG AAAAGAGTTACTGAAGAAGAGGAAAGAGAGGCTAAATTTCAAAAAGAGAGGGAAGAACGTGAGAAAGAAAGGGAAAAGGAAAGAGAAGAACGACGGAAACGAGAGAAAGAAAGGgaagaaaaggaaaaagaaCGAGAAAAAGAGAGGGAAAGGGAAagagaagaaagaagaaaaaaacgtTCTAGAAGCCACGATCGAGACAG ACACAGGCGATCACGAAGTAGAAGTCGCCACAGCAGACGTAGATCCAGGAGTCATTCAAGGGATCGTCACAGGTCCTCCCGTCACCGCCGCtccaggtcaaggtcacactcAAGGAGGTCAAGGAGTCGAGACAGACGTTCACGTGACAAGGATCACCGACGCCGTTCCCGCAGCAAGGAGCGGTCTCGTGATAAGGACCGCAGTTCCAGGGACCGGTCGAGGAGGAGTAGAGATAGGAAGGACAGAGATAAAG GAAAGACAAAATCCCGCTCTAGGGACAGAGACAGCCCTGTGACACAGGAAAAATCCAAAGGGGACACATTCAATAACAAAGATGAGCATGcacaaaataatgttttggAGGAAGTCAAAGATTGA
- the LOC117331954 gene encoding peptidyl-prolyl cis-trans isomerase A-like, producing the protein MANVYFDISIGKQPKGRIVMKLHDDVVKKTAENFRALCTNEKGFGYKDSIFHRIIPGFMCQGGDFTKGNGTGGKSIYGKKFEDENFILKHTERGILSMANSGKNTNGSQFFICTAKTSWLDGKHVVFGKVIEGLQVLDMMEAVGSESGKTTEVVKITGCGTL; encoded by the exons ATGGCGAACGTTTACTTCGATATCTCTATTGGAAAGCAGCCCAAGGGAAGGATAGTCATGAAG TTGCACGATGATGTTGTTAAAAAAACCGCGG AAAATTTTCGAGCTCTTTGCACTAATGAAAAGGGTTTTGGGTATAAAGATTCCATATTCCATAGAATTATACCCGGTTTCATGTGCCAAGGAGGAGACTTTACCAAAGGCAATGGAACAGGAGGAAAGAGTATCTACGGAAAAAAATTTGAAGATGAAAACTTCATTTTGAAGCACACTGAAAGAG gAATCCTTTCCATGGCCAACTCAGGCAAAAATACCAATGGATCACAGTTCTTCATTTGTACAGCCAAAACATCATG GTTGGACGGGAAGCATGTAGTATTTGGAAAGGTCATCGAAGGGTTGCAAGTCCTTGACATGATGGAGGCTGTCGGATCCGAATCTGGAAAAACTACCGAGGTTGTGAAGATAACTGGTTGTGGTACTCTCTGA